A region of Epinephelus fuscoguttatus linkage group LG1, E.fuscoguttatus.final_Chr_v1 DNA encodes the following proteins:
- the LOC125897117 gene encoding rano class II histocompatibility antigen, A beta chain-like has protein sequence MILAFYGQCLVSCWTVQFVFKGSCSVVSVTVVKRKESLMHCTALVENPQHSGLTVFNMKCFTFLLFVYLFSRSVVDCAADGKGYFMYVDFWCAWYTREPEQVEYLIDYYFNEEFMMQYNSTVGNWTGFTPAGLIFASKFNKDKHNVVGRKSERRLICVNHIGLLLNVTEENMAEPNITLTETTTSSHDTMLVCSAYDFYPKHIRVTWHRNGQEVTSGVTLTEVMTNGDWTYHVHSFLEFTPGRQDRVSCVVEHISLREPKISDWDSSFNQSERSFVIGGVVALLLGAVILSSGLIHYRRRRSVI, from the exons ATGATACTTGCGTTTTATGGGCAGTGTTTGGTTTCATGTTGGACtgtacagtttgtttttaaaggatcATGTTCAGTAGTTTCAGTAACTGTAGTCAAAAGGAAAGAATCACTCATGCACTGCACAGCGCTGGTCGAGAATCCACAACACTCTGGGCTGACTGTCTTCAACATGAAATGTTTCACGTTCCTGCTGTTTGTGTATCTTTTCTCTCGATCTGTGGTCG ATTGTGCTGCTGATGGAAAGGGATACTTCATGTACGTCGACTTCTGGTGTGCCTGGTACACCAGAGAGCCGGAGCAGGTGGAGTATCTGATCGACTATTATTTTAATGAAGAGTTTATGATGCAGTACAACAGCACAGTCGGGAACTGGACAGGCTTTACTCCAGCTGGATTAATCTTTGCATCAAAGTTTAATAAAGACAAGCACAATGTAGTGGGGAGGAAATCAGAGAGGCGGCTGATATGTGTCAACCATATTGGTTTGTTACTGAATGTAACGGAGGAGAACATGG CTGAACCCAACATCACTCTTACAGAGACCACCACCTCCAGTCACGACACCATGCTGGTGTGCAGCGCTTACGATTTCTACCCCAAACATATCAGGGTGACATGGCACCGCAATGGACAGGAAGTGACTTCAGGCGTGACTTTAACCGAGGTGATGACAAACGGAGACTGGACCTACCATGTCCACTCTTTCCTGGAGTTCACACCTGGCCGACAGGACAGGGTCAGCTGTGTGGTGGAGCACATCAGCCTCAGGGAGCCCAAGATTTCTGACTGGG ACTCTTCCTTTAATCAGTCCGAGAGGAGCTTCGTGATTGGTGGAGTTGTTGCTCTGCTGTTGGGAGCAGTGATTCTGTCCTCAGGACTGATCCACTATAGGAGGAGACGCTCTGTAATCTGA